The stretch of DNA TTTTTCGTTCATAATTCAGAGTTCAGTCTTTTTTTATGCTAATTTCATTCTTTCTTGATCCATTTATAAGACTAGAAGCCCATTTAACTGTTTGCTAAATAATCAAATGCTGGTTATTTGTTAGAGAAAATAATTGTATACATTGAATAAGTAGAATATGGGAGTAAGCCCAAAACATGTGTGCATGAATGGAGACGGAAAGATGGAAAGAATGTTAAATACCTAGTAAAAGTGTAAGTGGAATTAGAAAGTATGTAAAGAAGCTAGTTGCTGGGTAagtggaaacagaaaaaaatatgaagtAGATGGTGAAAAGTATAATTGTTGACAGAATGGTTACTGACAGAAGTCATTTcaaatactttatcattttgcTAGGCGTTCACTATTGGTTGGTTTTTGTATTTTGggggtttgtgttttgttttgttttttgctccagGCTTCCATTTTGGACCTACATTCCGGTGCCTTGTCCATGGGAGACAGTTTTGTCAACATTTATAAGTAATCTCCCTTTCATTTTGTCTTCTCTGTCAATTGctgagtttgtgtatgtatgtgtgtgttgagtgtgtgtgtgtgtggaggggggggatgcggggtggggggtggggggggatatcttgccttttttttcagaccCAAGGTGTCTGGCTTCCCACAATGGCTTGGTGGCCATGACATCAGCTGCTGTGGAACAATATCTTTTGTAcaaaaaggggatgggggtggggatggggggtgggatagTGTTGTTTGACTCACATGAAAAATAACAGTTAATCTACTGCATGCTTGATTCCAATAAATCTCATCAGCTCTCTGCTTTATTTCAGAGTCTttcttcatctatctatttatctgtctatctatctttttttcttttctttttttcttttttttttttaagatagtaTGGGGAAATACTGGATCAAACTGTGCAGGAAATTTATGTGTTTCTTTCATGATTATTCTACTTCGTGTCAatttgtgaggggggtggggtgtgtgtgtgtgtgagggggggggttattgCTTGCACACTATAATATATTCAGATTATAACGGGATGTGTTAATGTTTGTTTTCAGAATTGCTGAGTCCCCATTTTCTGAAGAGGATTTCAAGGTATATAGGTGAGTACACACGGAGCATTTCACTAGATATCATTGTGCCTAGATGTTGCTACATTTGTTGGGGGATGTTTTCTTGTACTTTgtggtgttgttcatgttgttttatttctttgtctgtccttAATTCAGTTTGtcatatgtacatatacactcaatacacacacattcattgaaCTGACCCAGATAAGACATACTCTGAATCAACCAAAATAACTGGCCGTATCAatcaaaagaaaatttttttttaataccacacCATCTTCCAAAACTTACCATGCTGGCCATCTTTCAGGAAAGTGAAGGACCACATCCACAGAGCCATAGCGGAGGAGTTTGAGATACCTGTGGGCAAGCTGTTCCTGACCAAACCTACCTTCTTCTCACGCAtggacaccacccctccccacaccatccaTGATGAGTACTGGCACAAGCATGTCGATAAGGTAAGACGATGGAGATGAGAAACAGGAAAAGGCACTCACGCCATAGCTGGACTCCATGATTTGAtatggcgtgtatggatttgtcagaacgcagtgacgcctccttgagaaactgaaaactgaaaccgaaaatCTAATTCTGAATGAGTGTGTTGCTGAAGCCAAGATTGACTGTAAATGCATTTGGCACACcggaagagaacccatggcaacaagagtgttgtcctctgacaaaattctagagaagaaatccactgtgataggtacacaaatataaatgcatgcactcaaaaccTTACTgggcacgttgggttatgctgctggtcaggcatctgcctaacagatggtggtgtagcgtatatggatttgtccgaatgcagtgacttctccttgagaaactgaaactgaaaatataaTTCTgaatggctgccgtcaaaagagggcgctagccagggggacaaaggggacgttacctacttccgggaggttatcggccgtagttctctcatcttctccgcataggcggatagtagtttgcacaggacacgaatgtcagacccctgccgcagtctgcactagttgggtcacggtaagtatgttatttaaacgtaattttagatagaaaatttcctttctgaATATGTTGTTGAAGCCAAGATTGACCGTAACTGCAATgcggggtgggaggaagggttgCACACAGGAGTAGGACTAGTGGTGTTGGCTCTGGGCCATCCGCCTGAAACCAGCTGACTTCACAAAGAGATTGATCCACttcattggtgttgttgtttctgtattGTTCAGTACTAGATTGTGGCACCACAAAACATCTGCTGTTGTTATCCACTGATCATTTGACGATGTTTTGTGTGATGCAGGTTTAACAATAAGTCCTCCTTGTCCAGTTTAAAACGTGAAAACTGTCTTTAGTCACTGCTGCTGCAATGTTAACAAATGAATCTTTAACATCATACTTTAAAAACAACATTTTAAAGAGAGAGGCATCTGCAGAAATTCAGTATAAAACGTCAGTTATTTTATGAAAAGAAAAGGATCTTCAGCACTAATATTCTGCTATTAATTAAagttcacatacacacccacacccacacccacacacacacacacacacacattctcatctgTTCATGCATAATGCACGCAGGATTGTCCAGCACAATTTGATTAGCATATATAATTACCATAGATATTACTGACCACTTGTCTTAAGTTACAATTAtgatctgtgtgtttctgtatctgtgtatgtgtgtgtttgtgtagtgtgtgtgtgtgtgtgtgtacacgtgtgtgacgGGAtgactgtatttgtgtatgtttgtgtgcttgtattaacgtgtgcatgtacatgtgagcACAAGAATGCCAAAATAGGTGATAGGATGCAACAGAGGTAATACGTATTTTCCACACATTTGTCCACGTGCAGGGTCATTTGGTTGACAAGATTCAGTTTTATAAACAGGTTTTAGATTTCACATTATGtgtggggttggttggttttttttgtgtgtgtgtggtgtttggggtttcttttgtgttgttttttcaacacTCCTTTGTTTCAAGTGCATTTTTGCAGGAAACGTACGGGTCTTTTCACTACACATCTTTGTTGTACCTGACCACCTACGCTCAAGATTTTCAAGGGGGACGCTTTGTATTCATGGACGAGGATGGCAAGAATAGAACTGTGGAGCCCAGGCTAGGTGATCACCTTTGCTtcactttgggttttttgtggcttttgggggtttctttttgttttgtttttttgttttttgcttttccgGACTGTGATTTTactcctttctgttctgtcaaaCACGCTGAAAATCACATATTACGGTTACGACTAttgtgttttgtgcaaagatgTGTTAAAGGCCTTTTAGAATGAGCCATATCACGCCTTGTGTAGCATGATGCAGTTTGATAAGTGCATATATGTATCCATGCATTTGCAGGCATTAAACATGTGTGAGATATGTGTGCAGCACTcattcacaaacaacacacacacacacgcatgcacgcacacatgcacatacagcacacatgcactcacatgtacacacgcacacacacacacacacacaatcacatacactcacacacacacacacacacacacacacacacacacacacacacacacacacacacacacacacctctttattTGAGAGAATATATCTGCAATGCAAGAGTCATTGTATGACTGACTTTGTTGTGCTGTTATCAGGCAATCAACATTTgcttagagggagagagatatgggggagagcgagggagttTTGTTTGGGGGCATGggtgtatttgtttctttgtgctACTCTAAGAAACtagaacacaaaaaagacagttaATGTGTGCGTTAACATTTTGGCTTGCAGGCCGTGTGTCGTTCTTCACGTCAGGATCAGAAAATCCCCATTTTGTCGAGCGTCTGACCGAGGGCGTGCGATATGCCATCACCGTGTCCTTCACCTGTGACCCCAAGCAAGCCATCGCTGACCCTACATTGAAATAATTCTTCTTTTGGTttggggcttctttttttttctttttttttttcttttttgttcttgttttttgcatgtttgatgtggtggtgtatgagtgcatgtgctTTGGTGGTTAGTAATtgatttttagttgttgttttttaattggcTGGTGCTATTTTTGTCTTTTAACTTGCTGCAGAGTAATTGTGAGCGCTTGGTTGTggtactgaatttttttttttaattccaaacactgacatgaatgtatctctctctcttactgactttctttttttttgtgcatgtgtgtgtgtgtgtgtgtgtgtgtgtgtgtgtgtgtgcgtgagagagagagagagagatttggattcggatggtttattcaaaaaaggccttagctccttatgaaggggtggtgtgtaaacttattttgaaaacattatgacacacagtatatgatacaataaaacaaaacaatacctagattgataatcaggaacaactaaatgaccggattttcaatgctttgtatagataagttgcaaactgtttgacttcttcttcacgacgtgacgtcataagcaaaactagtttaaaacatagaaggctgagagtaatatttctggggtatgaagttataccttagttcacataactttggacaacaaaacatgaaatgtaattcgttttcttctgcatttgtgcacaatggacaaataagatcatgatcactatgctgtgtgtatggaaaatgatgaattgcattatctgaaagcccaaacctaaatcttgtcatgacatattttgaatgttttgccaaattcatggataaatacgctgggacacaatgtaaagagttgatctgataatacacatgaaatctatcactttcttgcacatgagcattccattcttgccatctgcaatcaattaatctggtgagagagagagagagagagaactgagtggtttttgttttttgttttttttttttttgtggatgtgtgtgcttgttattttgttgtttttttccagtcatctttgaAATAAGAAAATTACCTCATATCCATAAGATGTAATTTATTCATCCATGAATGTTGCTGAAGAAAATATTTCTTACATTCTAGGACTTAgctgattcatttttttttatcatcaaatGGGCCATTATATCATGAGATCATGTCATAATCACCTGTTTCATACATATTGTGCACATTGTGTCACGCGCCCAAGAAAAATGTAGGGGGGGTTGTCTGTTTGTAAgtgttttatctattatttgttcacTTATAcatgattcagtcagtcagtcatctacATTTTAAAAATATCGTTTTGTTTTGAAACCTCCTTGGCTGATAGTAAAATTAAAATGTTATAATCATATCACCCGGAAGAAAACAAATGGCACTACAGCAACACACAAAATAACCAATGAATTAACCAAAAGAAGATGATTATAGCGCAGCATTACATAGGGTAACCTACAAATTtaacaaaacataaacataacACTGCTGTACTTTGGTAGCCaactaatttttaaaa from Babylonia areolata isolate BAREFJ2019XMU chromosome 18, ASM4173473v1, whole genome shotgun sequence encodes:
- the LOC143291856 gene encoding 2-oxoglutarate and iron-dependent oxygenase domain-containing protein 3-like, producing MASSKAKQAKAETTTKEKGKQADNKRVKNGDKTSSMGNKSLMGKTSLAVSTMIVMLSFYVFRSPLTSLFTDTEVTLASAQVTHDKLRFSVPCSADYKDEQFTECKPKQCGRAVTDSLVSQEDAEYLLRVAKRGLSLGGSRGGASILDLHSGALSMGDSFVNIYKIAESPFSEEDFKVYRKVKDHIHRAIAEEFEIPVGKLFLTKPTFFSRMDTTPPHTIHDEYWHKHVDKETYGSFHYTSLLYLTTYAQDFQGGRFVFMDEDGKNRTVEPRLGRVSFFTSGSENPHFVERLTEGVRYAITVSFTCDPKQAIADPTLK